Part of the Limihaloglobus sulfuriphilus genome is shown below.
CTGCCCAGAATATCCTTTGAACAGCCGGCGTCATAGACCCTGCTGTTGCGGGGATCGCTGCTGTCGCCAAGATAGCCGGCTGCGGCGGTGCCGTCGGGATAGGTCATAGGGCTGCCGCCGTAAACCGGATGTGTGCGTGTCCACGGGCGGGCGAATTCTTCATCATCAAACCAGTTGTGAACGCCCACCCATACGATTTCATTGCCGCTGTAGAGCTGCCAGCTCCAGTGATTGCGGCTGACAGTGTTATAGTCTGGGCTGGTGCTGACCGGATCCAGCTCGGCTATGTATGTTGCGCATTCACCAAATGTCTCAAAGTATGTTATACTTTTCAAGCCGGCCTGGTCCGCCTGGGTCTTATTCCATAACCTCTCGGAGAGTTTTTGGCCGTAAAGTCCCCACGTCGGGTCGTTTACAAAACCGTTGAATGCCACTTCCGCATTGAGTGCCTCGGCTTCATTCGCGTCGGACGTCTGGGCAATACGCAGCAGTTTGTCCCACCACTTAATGCTGCCGCATACGTCCGCGCCGGCAGGGGGTTCAGCGGATATAATGGCTTTGTCCGGGCAACCGAGCCCATCACCGCCTAATGAGCCTGATAACCAGTAATAATCCGCAAAAACTGATTGCAGGTTAATAAATGCCGCTAAAGCGATAAAAACAGTTAACAATCTCATGACCGGCCTCTAAGTTAATAGTGATTGCATTGTAAATGCTTGTAATTATAACAGATATATGTTGTGTCACTAAATCATTTTGCGTATTTATTTTGTCATTTTGCGCAAAACGCTTGCAAAACAAACTCACAAACGTATCATCTTAGCTATTAAACCATTAACATTCAGTTACATAGGCTGATCAATGCATAAATCAAAAAGAGTTCTACTGCTTCTGGACATTGACCGTGGCTGGACACGAGATATACTTCGCGGCATTGCCAAGTACTGCCGGCTGAACAATCCCTGGGGCCTATACCGGCTCTCACAATTCTACTGGCGGCCCGAACACAAACGGAACAAAAACGAGCTGAAAAAGTTCCAGCAGTGGAAACCGGACGGAATTATAACACGGGAGATGGATCATATCGATGAAGTCCTGCAGCTTGGTGTGCCGGTAATAGGCTGGGACTATTCAGGGGAAGTGCCCAGCATACCGATAGTAACCAGCGACTTTGAAACGACGGGAAGTATGGCCGCCGAGTATTTCCAGGAAAAGGGTTTCAAAAATTTCGCTTTCTGCGGCTACTCCGATGTGGGCTGGTCAACAAAAAGGCTCGAAGGTTTCCGCAGGACTTTAAACGCAAGAGGCTATGAGGTAGAGGTTTACATGAAGCCCATGTCCTCGCTTCGGAACCTCTGGTCAGATGAAATAGACAAGCTCTCAAAATGGCTCAAGACCCTTGCGCCGGCGACCGGCCTGATGACCTGCAGTGACGACAGGAGCCTGCATGTGCTGGAAGCCTGCAAAACATCATCGATACTTGTGCCCGAAGAAATTGCGATTTTGGGCGTAGATAATGATGAGCTCTTGTGCGACCTGGCTAACCCGCCGCTGAGCAGCATTGAATTCAATACCGAAGATACGGGCTATGCCGTAGCAGAAATGCTTGATAAAATGATGAGCGGCAGGCATTTTGAAGGCTGCAACATAATCACCAAGCCGATTCGGGTTATAGAAAGACGCTCAACTGACATATGTGCCATACAGGATTCACAGGTAACCGCCGCCCTTGCCTACATCAGAGAACATAAATACAAACTCATAGGCGTCTCAGAAGTGGTCAGCGCTACGTCTGTCTCACGGCGAAATCTCGAGCTGCGTTTCAAAAAGCATCTCAACCGAAGCATTCTTGACGAGATAAAGAGAACGCATGTTGACCTTATGGCCGATTTACTCATAGAAACAAATTATTCC
Proteins encoded:
- a CDS encoding xylose operon transcription regulator XylR — its product is MHKSKRVLLLLDIDRGWTRDILRGIAKYCRLNNPWGLYRLSQFYWRPEHKRNKNELKKFQQWKPDGIITREMDHIDEVLQLGVPVIGWDYSGEVPSIPIVTSDFETTGSMAAEYFQEKGFKNFAFCGYSDVGWSTKRLEGFRRTLNARGYEVEVYMKPMSSLRNLWSDEIDKLSKWLKTLAPATGLMTCSDDRSLHVLEACKTSSILVPEEIAILGVDNDELLCDLANPPLSSIEFNTEDTGYAVAEMLDKMMSGRHFEGCNIITKPIRVIERRSTDICAIQDSQVTAALAYIREHKYKLIGVSEVVSATSVSRRNLELRFKKHLNRSILDEIKRTHVDLMADLLIETNYSVSKIASMLGHSSVENICRYFKSEKGLSPAQYREEFEKPVILRR